A genomic segment from Fundulus heteroclitus isolate FHET01 chromosome 6, MU-UCD_Fhet_4.1, whole genome shotgun sequence encodes:
- the LOC105925205 gene encoding regulator of G-protein signaling 21, producing the protein MNGFLKKSHSKDTKKTQETYETSLLGDSLETVLSKKSGREAFRDFLRSEFCEENLDFWLACKDYQTCQSQEERSQIAASIYEEFIRDGSPKQVNLDFDTRKTIGQCLEQPGPSCFTVAEKKIYLMMESCSFLRFTDTEPYKLFINSVSKQRGLKRNRMAVRMKNPVDDLRVNPLLLVSTD; encoded by the exons ATGAATGGATTCCTTAAGAAGTCGCACTCTAAGGACACAAAGAAAAC ACAGGAAACATATGAAACCAGCCTGTTGGGAGACTCTCTTGAGACGGTCCTTTCCAAGAAAA GTGGAAGAGAGGCGTTTCGGGATTTTCTGAGGTCGGAGTTCTGCGAAGAAAATCTGGATTTCTGGCTCGCCTGTAAAGATTATCAGACATGTCAGAGTCAAGAGGAGCGGTCACAAATAGCAGCGAGTATTTATGAAGAGTTTATAAGGGATGGGTCCCCCAAACAG GTAAATCTAGATTTCGATACAAGAAAAACGATCGGACAGTGTCTGGAACAGCCAGGGCCATCCTGCTTCACTGTGGCAGAGAAGAAAATCTACCTCATGATGGAGAGCTGCTCCTTTCTACGCTTTACTGACACTGAGCCCTACAAACTCTTTATTAACTCGGTTTCTAAACAGAGAGGCCTTAAGAGAAACCGTATGGCTGTGAGAATGAAGAACCCCGTGGATGATCTCAGAGTCAACCCACTGCTGCTGGTGAGCACGGACTGA